Proteins from a genomic interval of Lacticaseibacillus pabuli:
- a CDS encoding YpmS family protein: MKELKSRRRQKTSTPKPEKKHRKFNGWMWAFIVLCGLIIGGTAGTWYTLTRPVETTTKMTSPSNQGTVMRVSLTKRQLNRLLKNYLSHYLQQGDIKYSLSVGDHAVLKGSFKFFGAKVGFGMECDPYVQTNGNVILKATKINVGALSVPISYVMGYVQSNYNLPKMVSVDSKENSIVLRLNQFDLGNGLHVRADRIDLVHDKINLTGYLSK; encoded by the coding sequence GTGAAAGAATTGAAATCACGGCGCCGGCAAAAAACGAGCACGCCCAAACCTGAAAAGAAGCACCGCAAGTTTAACGGCTGGATGTGGGCGTTCATCGTCCTTTGCGGGTTAATCATTGGGGGAACAGCGGGCACCTGGTACACACTGACGCGCCCGGTTGAAACCACAACGAAGATGACTTCGCCCAGCAACCAAGGGACCGTCATGCGGGTGTCCTTGACCAAACGGCAGCTTAATCGCCTGCTGAAGAATTACCTCAGTCACTACCTGCAGCAGGGCGACATTAAGTATTCCCTATCTGTTGGAGACCACGCCGTTTTGAAGGGGAGCTTCAAGTTCTTTGGCGCCAAGGTCGGTTTCGGGATGGAGTGTGACCCGTACGTCCAGACCAACGGGAACGTGATTCTGAAGGCAACCAAGATTAACGTGGGTGCCTTGTCCGTACCGATTAGCTACGTCATGGGATACGTGCAGTCCAATTACAACTTGCCGAAGATGGTGAGTGTTGATAGTAAGGAAAATAGCATTGTGCTAAGATTGAACCAATTTGATTTGGGCAACGGGCTCCATGT
- a CDS encoding SGNH/GDSL hydrolase family protein → MNIKKTIAIITTLLASAAVAFAIMVAGLPHAKALNTSGIEAEPAPLHLTAIGDSLTHGVGDTTKQGGYVPLIAQDINVETDCKVTTSNYGKTGDTAMQIKHRLDKSPKIQKDLSRANIITVTAGGNDLMHVLQSNLLSIKTKDVNKGITKFQKHLTSLIEDIRQQNPNAPIYVFGIYNPFYVYFKNIPKMQDSVKRWNSSTQKTLAGMNNTYYVDIDSVLSKGDGTDKAKGSTTNSLIFGKDHFHPNNAGYVQMTAQLWDVMRSSKEKWEK, encoded by the coding sequence GTGAATATTAAGAAAACTATCGCCATTATCACCACATTGCTGGCGAGCGCTGCCGTCGCCTTCGCAATTATGGTTGCCGGCTTACCGCATGCGAAAGCCCTGAACACGTCTGGCATTGAGGCGGAGCCAGCACCGTTGCACCTGACTGCAATCGGGGACTCCCTAACGCACGGGGTTGGTGATACAACCAAGCAGGGGGGCTACGTGCCGCTCATCGCGCAAGACATTAACGTCGAAACCGACTGCAAGGTGACCACCAGCAACTACGGGAAGACTGGCGACACGGCGATGCAAATCAAGCACCGGCTGGACAAGAGTCCCAAGATTCAAAAGGACCTGAGCCGCGCCAATATTATTACCGTGACGGCTGGCGGCAACGACCTGATGCACGTGTTGCAGTCAAACCTCTTATCCATTAAGACTAAGGACGTCAACAAGGGCATTACGAAATTTCAAAAGCACCTCACAAGCTTGATTGAAGACATTCGTCAGCAGAATCCCAACGCGCCCATCTACGTCTTTGGGATCTATAATCCGTTCTACGTGTACTTTAAGAACATCCCTAAAATGCAGGACTCGGTCAAACGTTGGAACAGTAGCACCCAGAAGACCCTTGCCGGCATGAACAACACCTATTATGTCGATATTGATAGCGTTCTGTCTAAAGGGGATGGCACCGACAAAGCCAAGGGTAGCACGACCAACAGCCTAATCTTTGGCAAGGACCACTTCCACCCGAACAACGCGGGTTATGTTCAAATGACCGCGCAGTTGTGGGACGTCATGCGTAGTAGTAAGGAGAAATGGGAAAAGTGA
- a CDS encoding DegV family protein, whose protein sequence is MTKIKVVTDSSVQMSDEEVKDLGVTIIPLDVMIDNTVYVDGVTITREKFIEEMQTSDALPTTSQPPVGSMVETFNELTKDGSEVLGIFMAESLSGTVNTARQAAEMSDGKVTVVDSEFTDRGQAFQVIEAAKMAARGMSMDAIVDAIAQVRANTTLRMAVVDLTNIIKGGRLSKAAGMIGTMLNIKITLGMSNGKLEILKKGRGMKTIRNFKDEVIQTIAQTPDIKGVGVSYVAIPDEAQQMGDQIKAAVPDADVLVRSTGPIVATHAGVGAFAIIYYRG, encoded by the coding sequence ATGACCAAGATTAAAGTAGTCACCGATTCATCCGTTCAGATGAGCGACGAGGAAGTTAAGGACCTCGGCGTGACAATCATTCCGCTGGACGTCATGATCGACAACACCGTTTATGTGGACGGCGTGACCATCACCCGTGAAAAGTTTATTGAGGAAATGCAGACGTCTGATGCGCTGCCAACAACCAGTCAGCCACCCGTTGGCTCCATGGTGGAAACCTTCAATGAGCTGACAAAAGATGGTAGTGAAGTGCTGGGCATCTTCATGGCCGAGAGCCTGAGCGGTACCGTCAACACGGCACGGCAGGCTGCTGAAATGAGTGATGGTAAGGTTACCGTCGTCGATTCCGAATTTACCGACCGTGGTCAGGCCTTCCAGGTCATTGAAGCGGCCAAGATGGCAGCGCGGGGCATGAGCATGGACGCCATCGTCGATGCTATTGCGCAGGTGCGTGCAAACACGACCTTGCGTATGGCGGTGGTTGACCTGACGAACATCATCAAGGGTGGTCGTTTGTCTAAGGCCGCCGGGATGATTGGGACAATGCTCAACATCAAGATTACGCTGGGGATGTCCAACGGTAAGCTGGAGATTCTGAAAAAGGGTCGCGGGATGAAGACCATCCGTAATTTCAAGGATGAAGTTATCCAGACGATTGCCCAGACACCTGATATCAAGGGCGTCGGCGTGTCCTACGTGGCCATTCCTGACGAAGCCCAGCAGATGGGTGACCAGATTAAGGCCGCCGTACCAGACGCCGATGTGTTGGTTCGCTCCACTGGTCCTATTGTTGCAACCCATGCCGGGGTTGGTGCCTTCGCGATTATTTACTACCGCGGTTAA
- the trhA gene encoding PAQR family membrane homeostasis protein TrhA, with the protein MQLAKINMKSHHYSVMNELWSAVTHGVGIMLAITALVLLAIKGALSGSVLETVALVGFGISLVVLYTASTLFHALYFTKARKVFQVLDHSSIYILIAGSYLPYSLLAIGGTHGIVLLATIWALCLTGVLLDCFFVGRFKKLEVGIYVLLGWLCLTGMSALWASLGAGGFFLLLSGGVAYTLGALLYLRPNTPYIHVIWHMFVMLGSACMFCSIYFFI; encoded by the coding sequence ATGCAATTAGCGAAAATTAATATGAAGTCCCATCACTATTCCGTCATGAACGAGCTGTGGAGCGCCGTCACGCATGGCGTGGGCATCATGCTGGCAATTACCGCACTGGTCCTGCTAGCCATCAAGGGTGCCCTCAGCGGTAGTGTGCTGGAAACCGTCGCCCTCGTTGGCTTCGGGATTTCCCTCGTCGTTCTCTACACGGCGTCGACACTGTTCCACGCCCTTTACTTCACCAAGGCGCGCAAGGTCTTCCAAGTTCTGGATCACTCCAGCATCTACATTCTAATCGCCGGGTCCTACCTACCATATTCCCTGCTAGCTATTGGTGGCACGCACGGCATCGTATTGCTGGCAACCATCTGGGCGCTGTGCCTCACGGGTGTCCTGCTTGATTGCTTCTTCGTTGGCCGATTCAAAAAGCTGGAAGTTGGCATCTACGTTTTACTCGGTTGGCTGTGCCTCACGGGGATGAGTGCACTGTGGGCTAGCCTCGGTGCCGGCGGTTTCTTCCTCCTCTTGTCCGGTGGCGTTGCTTACACCCTGGGCGCACTACTGTACTTGCGGCCCAACACCCCATACATTCACGTCATCTGGCACATGTTTGTCATGCTGGGATCTGCCTGCATGTTCTGCTCCATCTACTTTTTCATCTAA
- a CDS encoding ABC-F family ATP-binding cassette domain-containing protein codes for MQTLTASSVTKAYGDKQLLENIDFLINAGDRIGLIGVNGTGKTTLLQGLSGTEPFDSGDVETPKNYSIAYLAQKPKLNADVSIMDAVYGGKSPIFQAIRDYESALTAYTHDPMNATTQKRYNAADAKMTQLDAWDAETDIKTILTQLHLTDLDQIVGNLSGGQQKRVGLAQVLIEKPDLLMLDEPTNHLDFDSIAWLEKYLAAYKGALLVVTHDRYFLDRVANRIFELDRGKLGIYPGNYQAYVEKKATEVEAETAAAHKQAQLYKHELAWMKKGAQARSTKQNARIKRFEDMQSGTVAPNDASVDISIGGQHLGKKVVEIHHVSLKLGTHEILNDFDYLVQRNARIGISGVNGAGKSTLLNLIAGDLQPDSGIVDRGETVRIGYYRQQTPQLDQKMRVIEYLQSVGEGVTNANGEHQTVTQLLDAFLFSRESHGELIERLSGGEQRRLYLLQILMRQPNVLLLDEPTNDLDIATLTVLEDYLETFPGTVITVSHDRYFLDKVADDLLIFDGHGKIEHAVGMFSDYLAKQAQDAKASEAAKQEKPKQEEKPAEPEAPKQKVKLTYMEKKEYETLMPQIDKLDDQIKQIKADMEANGADYGKLAELQKQLDETSGEQDKLLERYMDLDQYVN; via the coding sequence GTGCAGACTTTAACCGCAAGCAGTGTCACTAAGGCATACGGTGATAAACAGTTACTAGAAAATATTGATTTCCTGATTAATGCGGGCGACCGGATTGGCCTCATTGGGGTCAACGGGACTGGGAAGACGACCCTGCTACAAGGACTGAGCGGCACCGAGCCGTTTGATTCCGGCGATGTCGAGACGCCCAAGAACTACAGCATCGCGTACTTGGCGCAAAAACCAAAATTAAACGCGGATGTGTCCATCATGGACGCGGTCTATGGCGGCAAGTCACCGATTTTCCAGGCGATTCGGGACTACGAAAGTGCTTTGACCGCCTACACCCACGATCCAATGAATGCCACCACGCAGAAGCGCTATAACGCCGCGGATGCTAAGATGACCCAGCTGGACGCATGGGATGCCGAAACGGATATCAAGACGATTCTGACGCAACTGCACCTGACGGACCTAGACCAGATTGTGGGTAACCTCTCCGGGGGCCAACAGAAACGTGTCGGTCTGGCGCAGGTCTTGATTGAAAAGCCTGACCTCCTGATGCTCGACGAACCCACCAACCACTTGGACTTTGACTCCATCGCCTGGCTGGAAAAATACCTGGCTGCGTACAAGGGTGCGCTACTGGTTGTCACGCATGATCGTTACTTCCTGGATCGCGTTGCTAACCGCATTTTCGAACTGGACCGGGGCAAACTGGGAATTTACCCAGGTAATTACCAGGCCTACGTCGAAAAGAAGGCAACCGAGGTTGAGGCTGAAACTGCGGCCGCACACAAGCAGGCGCAGCTCTACAAGCACGAGCTGGCCTGGATGAAGAAGGGCGCGCAAGCCCGGTCAACCAAACAGAACGCACGGATTAAGCGCTTTGAGGACATGCAATCTGGAACGGTCGCCCCGAACGATGCCAGCGTCGATATTTCGATTGGTGGGCAACACCTTGGCAAAAAGGTCGTGGAGATTCACCACGTCAGTCTCAAATTGGGCACGCACGAAATCCTGAACGACTTTGATTACCTCGTGCAACGCAACGCGCGCATTGGGATTAGTGGGGTCAACGGGGCTGGTAAATCGACCCTGCTGAACCTGATTGCAGGGGATCTGCAACCGGACAGCGGGATTGTTGACCGCGGTGAAACCGTGCGGATTGGGTACTACCGTCAGCAAACGCCTCAGCTGGACCAGAAGATGCGGGTCATCGAATACCTGCAGTCTGTGGGCGAGGGGGTCACCAATGCGAATGGTGAGCACCAAACGGTCACCCAGTTGCTGGACGCATTCCTCTTTTCACGTGAGAGCCATGGCGAGCTGATTGAACGCCTGTCTGGTGGCGAACAGCGGCGCTTGTACCTGCTGCAGATTCTGATGCGCCAGCCTAACGTGCTGTTGCTGGATGAACCGACAAACGACCTGGACATTGCGACATTGACCGTGCTGGAGGATTATCTTGAAACCTTCCCAGGGACTGTCATTACCGTATCTCATGATCGCTACTTCCTTGATAAGGTGGCAGATGACCTGCTGATTTTCGACGGGCATGGCAAGATTGAGCACGCCGTGGGGATGTTCAGCGACTACCTGGCCAAGCAGGCGCAAGACGCCAAGGCCAGCGAGGCTGCCAAGCAGGAGAAGCCGAAGCAGGAAGAAAAGCCTGCTGAACCTGAGGCGCCCAAGCAGAAGGTCAAGCTGACATACATGGAGAAGAAGGAATATGAGACCCTGATGCCCCAAATCGACAAGTTGGACGACCAAATCAAGCAAATTAAAGCCGATATGGAAGCCAATGGTGCCGATTACGGTAAGCTCGCCGAGCTGCAGAAGCAGCTGGATGAGACCTCTGGCGAGCAGGATAAGCTCCTGGAACGCTACATGGATCTGGATCAATACGTTAACTAG